Proteins encoded by one window of Tunturibacter psychrotolerans:
- a CDS encoding catalase encodes MKKTTNHAPVKKDRDETGNGGELHQRAGGTHPQLTTQQGQAISDDENSLKASATSRPGPVLLEDFVLREKINHFDHERIPERIVHARGAAAHGFFELTESLEKFSKARVLSKVGERTSVFVRFSTVAGNAGSSDMARDVRGFAVKLYTKEGNWDLVGNNIPVFFIQDAIKFPDLIHAAKQEPDRGFPQAQTAHDTFWDFVSLTPESTNMLMWIMSDRAIPRSFRNMEGFGVHTFRLLNAAGKSTFVKFHWRPKFGLQSVVWDEALKISGGDPDYHRRDLWNSINEGNFPEWELAVQLFDEKFVEKFEFDVLDATKLIPEEQIPLRVIGRMVLDRNPTNYFSETEQVAFMTQNVVPGIDFSNDPLLQGRNFSYLDTQLSRLGGPNFAQLPINAPKCPMMNFQRDGHMQFEVPAGRVSYSPSSLEANTAREDSQLGFISTKEHVEGDKLRIRPELFADHFSQARQFFFSQTETEQNHIVSAFIFELSKVETVAIRERTLGQLANVDMGIARRVADGLGMPGKVTKVATTVPAREDLPPSSALSILKKAKKSLEGSLIGCLVADGSDATIVANLRKAAAKQGCNVKVIAPKIGGAKAKDGTVIPADFQLAGGPSVLFDCIFLALSGEGAETLSNEAAAVAFVHDGFAHLKVIGATAEAQPLLDKAGVIADEGVLIVNRGATSSAFLERAALGRIWKREPSVRTVF; translated from the coding sequence GTGAAAAAGACAACGAACCATGCGCCGGTCAAAAAGGACCGCGACGAAACAGGGAACGGCGGAGAATTACACCAACGTGCAGGTGGAACCCATCCCCAACTGACTACCCAGCAGGGGCAAGCTATTTCGGACGATGAAAACTCGCTCAAGGCATCCGCTACTTCACGACCTGGCCCGGTGCTACTGGAAGACTTTGTTCTTCGGGAGAAGATCAACCACTTTGATCATGAGCGTATTCCGGAGCGCATTGTCCATGCGCGGGGCGCGGCAGCCCACGGCTTCTTTGAACTTACGGAATCCTTAGAGAAGTTCTCCAAGGCTCGAGTGCTCAGCAAAGTCGGAGAAAGAACTTCAGTATTTGTGCGTTTCTCGACCGTGGCCGGAAACGCCGGTTCCTCCGATATGGCGCGCGATGTGCGCGGATTTGCAGTAAAGCTCTATACGAAGGAAGGCAACTGGGACCTGGTGGGGAACAACATCCCGGTCTTCTTCATTCAAGACGCGATCAAGTTTCCGGATCTCATCCATGCTGCGAAGCAGGAGCCAGATCGGGGATTCCCACAAGCGCAAACTGCGCACGACACATTCTGGGATTTTGTCTCTCTTACCCCTGAGAGCACCAATATGTTGATGTGGATCATGTCAGACCGCGCGATCCCCCGTTCCTTTCGGAATATGGAAGGGTTTGGGGTGCACACCTTTCGTCTTCTCAACGCGGCAGGTAAAAGCACGTTCGTCAAATTCCACTGGCGGCCCAAATTCGGGCTCCAGTCCGTGGTCTGGGATGAAGCCCTCAAAATCAGCGGTGGCGATCCTGACTACCACCGTCGCGACCTTTGGAACTCCATCAATGAGGGCAATTTCCCGGAATGGGAGTTGGCAGTTCAGTTGTTTGACGAGAAGTTCGTAGAGAAATTCGAATTCGATGTCTTGGACGCAACGAAGCTCATACCCGAAGAGCAAATACCCCTTCGCGTGATCGGTCGCATGGTGTTGGACCGCAATCCGACCAATTATTTCTCGGAGACCGAGCAGGTCGCATTCATGACCCAAAATGTCGTTCCGGGAATCGATTTCTCCAACGATCCGCTCCTCCAAGGTCGAAATTTTTCTTATCTCGATACTCAGCTGTCTCGTTTGGGAGGCCCCAATTTCGCGCAGTTGCCTATCAATGCTCCTAAATGCCCCATGATGAACTTTCAGCGCGACGGACACATGCAATTCGAGGTCCCTGCGGGCCGCGTGTCGTATTCCCCGAGTTCGCTTGAGGCCAATACTGCTCGCGAGGATTCACAACTAGGTTTTATCTCTACGAAGGAGCATGTTGAAGGGGACAAGTTGAGGATTCGGCCCGAGCTTTTCGCAGATCATTTTAGCCAGGCGCGTCAGTTCTTCTTCTCCCAAACCGAAACAGAACAAAACCATATCGTCTCGGCGTTCATCTTTGAGCTAAGTAAGGTCGAAACCGTGGCGATACGCGAACGCACGCTAGGCCAGCTCGCCAACGTCGACATGGGAATCGCGCGAAGGGTCGCAGACGGGCTTGGAATGCCGGGCAAGGTAACCAAGGTCGCTACAACAGTCCCGGCACGAGAGGACCTACCTCCATCTTCAGCTCTCAGTATTTTGAAGAAGGCGAAGAAGTCTCTGGAGGGCAGTTTGATCGGCTGTCTCGTCGCCGATGGCAGCGACGCGACAATCGTTGCGAACCTGAGAAAGGCTGCAGCCAAGCAAGGCTGTAACGTCAAGGTGATTGCCCCGAAGATTGGGGGAGCGAAGGCCAAGGACGGAACGGTGATCCCTGCCGATTTCCAGTTGGCTGGGGGGCCGTCCGTACTCTTCGACTGCATCTTCCTGGCACTTTCCGGCGAGGGTGCAGAGACGCTTTCAAATGAAGCTGCGGCCGTTGCTTTCGTGCATGACGGATTCGCTCACCTGAAAGTGATCGGAGCGACAGCGGAGGCCCAACCTCTTCTCGACAAAGCGGGCGTGATTGCCGACGAAGGCGTTCTTATAGTGAATCGAGGTGCAACAAGCAGTGCCTTTCTAGAGCGGGCCGCTCTGGGGAGAATTTGGAAACGCGAGCCGTCCGTACGCACCGTCTTTTAA
- a CDS encoding alpha-amylase family glycosyl hydrolase, translated as MQELAWWQSAIIYEIYPRSFQDSNGDGIGDLDGILQRLDYLAQLGIDAIWISPIYPSPMADFGYDVADYCGIDPIFGTMGDFDRLLAEAHQRGLKVILDFVPNHSSDRHPWFLESRSSRESHKRDWYLWRDEPNNWLSNFGGSAWEWDEATGQYYYHSFLKQQPDLNWRNPAVRSAMFNVLRFWLERGVDGFRVDVMWLMIKDYQYRDNPPNPGYGPDQPSSNSLLHVYDSNRPDVHVLVAEMRAVVDDYPGRVLIGEIYLPVKDLMTYYGQDLKGTNLPFNFLLLQSAWNAEAVAQVISEYVNALPAGAWPNWVLGNHDNARIATRVGVQQTPVAAMLLLTLPGTLTIYYGEEIGMTNVPIPPEEVQDPAEKNQPGIGMGRDPERTPMRWDGSLLAGFTCGKPWLPLGGDHTFVNVASQEQEESSLLNLYRKLIALRRMYPMLVSGEMLSVVADENLLRYERRGVGKRFLVLLNLGNDSVQAKTEAGTVIASIRSDREGEQVDSLVELEDSEGLMIELAR; from the coding sequence ATGCAGGAACTCGCTTGGTGGCAATCCGCGATCATCTATGAAATTTACCCACGTTCCTTTCAGGACAGCAATGGCGATGGCATCGGAGATCTGGATGGCATCCTGCAGCGGCTGGATTATCTGGCGCAACTCGGAATCGACGCAATTTGGATCTCACCCATCTATCCATCGCCAATGGCAGATTTCGGCTACGATGTAGCCGATTATTGTGGTATCGACCCAATCTTCGGAACAATGGGAGACTTCGATCGCCTTCTGGCTGAAGCTCATCAGCGAGGATTGAAGGTGATCCTCGATTTTGTGCCGAATCATAGCTCCGATCGCCACCCGTGGTTCTTGGAAAGCCGGTCCTCGCGCGAAAGCCACAAGCGAGATTGGTACCTATGGAGAGATGAACCAAATAACTGGTTGAGCAACTTCGGCGGCTCCGCATGGGAATGGGATGAAGCAACGGGGCAGTATTACTATCATTCCTTCCTGAAGCAGCAGCCGGACTTGAACTGGCGCAACCCAGCGGTGCGGTCAGCCATGTTCAACGTCCTGCGATTTTGGCTGGAACGCGGGGTAGACGGATTTCGAGTGGATGTGATGTGGCTGATGATCAAGGATTACCAATATCGCGACAATCCGCCGAATCCTGGTTACGGCCCCGACCAGCCATCCAGCAATAGCCTTCTTCATGTGTACGACTCCAATCGCCCTGATGTCCATGTTCTGGTAGCCGAGATGCGAGCGGTCGTGGACGATTACCCCGGCCGCGTCCTCATTGGCGAAATATACCTGCCGGTGAAGGACTTGATGACGTACTACGGGCAGGACTTGAAGGGGACGAATTTGCCCTTCAATTTTCTACTGCTCCAGAGTGCATGGAACGCGGAAGCAGTAGCGCAAGTCATCTCTGAATACGTGAATGCTCTGCCAGCTGGAGCATGGCCCAATTGGGTGCTGGGGAATCATGATAACGCTCGCATCGCAACGAGAGTGGGGGTTCAGCAAACTCCGGTCGCAGCCATGTTGCTCCTCACCCTTCCGGGAACGCTGACCATATACTACGGCGAGGAAATCGGCATGACGAATGTGCCGATTCCGCCGGAAGAGGTGCAGGACCCTGCAGAAAAGAATCAGCCGGGGATAGGGATGGGCCGCGATCCGGAGCGAACCCCCATGCGATGGGACGGTTCCCTTCTGGCCGGGTTTACCTGCGGCAAACCATGGCTGCCTCTCGGAGGCGATCACACGTTCGTCAACGTCGCTTCACAGGAGCAAGAGGAATCATCCCTCCTGAATCTCTATCGCAAGCTAATCGCCCTTCGCCGCATGTATCCGATGCTGGTGAGTGGCGAAATGCTTTCCGTTGTTGCTGACGAGAACCTGTTGCGCTATGAGCGCCGCGGCGTGGGGAAGCGTTTCCTAGTCTTGTTGAACTTGGGCAATGACTCAGTTCAGGCAAAGACAGAAGCTGGGACAGTCATCGCCTCGATCCGTTCCGATCGGGAGGGAGAGCAGGTTGATTCCTTGGTCGAACTTGAAGACTCAGAGGGGTTAATGATCGAGCTCGCTCGCTAG
- a CDS encoding DUF899 family protein has protein sequence MVHEFINGTYRETNLTNDSDEYLAKREELRLAEIELMKHEERIAALRRELPQGAALQDYEFVEGPANLDAGDEPISKVKLSELFTAGERPLVIYHLMYGKKQTNPCPMCTMWIDGLNGVAQHIAQNIDFAIVAAAEPKALRDHARARGWNNVRLLSAGSSTFKFDLGSEDVDGGQDSTISVFARHSDGLVRHFYTAHPRMSSEIKERGIDLLAPLWNLMDLTPKGRGEWYPALAYGKKAQA, from the coding sequence ATGGTTCATGAATTTATAAACGGAACCTACCGGGAAACGAACCTTACGAACGACTCCGACGAGTACCTGGCGAAGCGTGAGGAGTTGCGTCTGGCGGAAATCGAGTTGATGAAACATGAAGAACGAATCGCTGCGTTGCGTCGCGAGTTGCCGCAGGGGGCAGCACTCCAGGACTACGAATTTGTCGAAGGGCCGGCCAATCTCGATGCGGGCGATGAGCCTATAAGCAAGGTAAAGTTGAGCGAGCTTTTCACGGCAGGGGAGCGTCCGCTGGTGATCTATCACCTAATGTACGGCAAGAAACAGACCAATCCGTGTCCAATGTGCACGATGTGGATTGACGGATTGAACGGCGTGGCGCAACACATCGCACAGAACATTGATTTCGCAATCGTCGCTGCTGCGGAACCTAAGGCGCTGCGCGATCATGCGCGGGCACGCGGTTGGAACAATGTCCGATTGCTCAGCGCGGGTTCAAGTACCTTCAAATTCGATCTTGGCAGTGAAGATGTTGACGGAGGGCAGGATTCCACCATCTCTGTTTTTGCGAGACACAGTGACGGCCTTGTGCGGCACTTTTATACCGCACATCCTAGGATGTCGTCGGAGATCAAGGAACGCGGAATCGACTTGCTCGCGCCACTGTGGAATTTGATGGATCTGACCCCCAAAGGACGAGGGGAGTGGTACCCGGCACTCGCCTACGGAAAGAAAGCGCAAGCGTAG
- a CDS encoding response regulator, with product MTDKTKLILLVEDDPDHEALTIRALKKSNMANEIRVARDGEEAVNLLCGPDAIKPQVVLLDLKLPKLDGLEVLKRVRECDDTRLLPVVVLTSSDEERDVVRSYQLGVNSYIRKPVNFNDFAEATRQLGMYWLVLNECPPN from the coding sequence ATGACGGATAAAACAAAATTGATATTGCTAGTTGAAGACGATCCCGATCACGAAGCTCTGACCATTCGCGCTTTGAAAAAATCGAACATGGCAAATGAAATTCGCGTGGCGCGGGACGGCGAAGAAGCTGTCAATCTGCTTTGCGGGCCAGACGCGATTAAGCCCCAGGTCGTCCTGCTTGACCTCAAACTGCCGAAATTGGATGGCCTTGAGGTTCTGAAGCGAGTTCGTGAATGCGACGACACGCGATTGCTTCCGGTGGTCGTGTTGACCTCGTCTGATGAAGAGCGAGATGTAGTACGCAGCTATCAACTTGGCGTGAACAGCTATATTCGTAAGCCGGTAAATTTTAATGATTTTGCAGAGGCCACTCGCCAACTGGGAATGTATTGGCTTGTGCTGAATGAATGCCCGCCGAATTAG
- a CDS encoding PAS domain S-box protein, which yields MADLVRDYDWSSTPLGPIETWSKELLTIVNLTLASSSPARTMWGPQLILIYNDAYRPIPGPRHPFALGKSAREVYSESWHVVGPLLEQALATGKTVFHEKLLVPLPTENGVRDAYLNYSFNPIFENEAIAGLFGSLHDVTGEVVALRKLAESEARASRILQSIGDAVIVTDEHACITDMNHVAESLTGWTLKDARGELLSAVFRIVDEKLREPVESPADKVRRLGTIVGLANHTILIRKDGTETAIDDSGAPIWDDEGKLTGIILVFRDITERKLAERAMLRERTRAFEALQQAPVFFALLQGPDHVFTMVNPSYLRLVNNRDVLNKPVRVALPEAAGQGYIDILDKVLQGEPFVGNGIRFQVEAAQGLPSDERYLDFVYQPLREVDGSVSGIIVVGNDVTDRQTAEEAMQRLAAIVDSSDDVILSKDLNGIITSWNGAASRLFGYTADEMVGQSILKLIPDDLRAEEKRIIETIRAGQRVEHFETVRLTKDGRLIEVSVTVSPIRGDRGLVIGASKILRDISDRKRIERSLMQAEKIAATGRMAATIAHEINNPLEAVMNLLYLLRSKITDEDGLNYLSTAEDELGRVSHIAKQTLGYYREHTAATLASLSEIAQHAVIIYEPRCSAAGINFSTSLQSSRKAILRRGEMMQVISNLIANSIYATPSGGHLSVSVEDIEEPASGTLLTISDDGEGIAPRDLPRVFEAFFTTRSTVGTGIGLFVAKQFIEGHGGQISITSQRDVESHGTTVRVFVPLHTLYDVPRNA from the coding sequence ATGGCAGATTTGGTGCGTGATTATGACTGGAGTTCGACTCCGCTCGGCCCCATTGAAACTTGGTCGAAGGAACTTCTCACGATTGTCAATCTAACCCTGGCTTCTTCCTCCCCTGCAAGGACCATGTGGGGACCTCAGCTCATTTTGATTTACAACGACGCCTACCGTCCCATTCCTGGGCCCCGTCACCCCTTCGCACTGGGAAAATCAGCCCGTGAGGTCTACAGCGAATCGTGGCACGTGGTGGGACCCCTATTAGAACAGGCACTTGCCACAGGAAAAACAGTCTTTCACGAAAAGCTTCTGGTTCCGCTTCCGACGGAAAACGGTGTGAGGGACGCCTACCTGAATTACTCCTTCAACCCGATCTTCGAGAACGAAGCCATCGCCGGCCTCTTCGGTTCCCTTCATGACGTTACGGGAGAGGTCGTGGCACTTCGCAAGCTCGCCGAGAGTGAAGCGCGGGCTTCGCGGATTCTGCAAAGCATCGGCGATGCCGTGATCGTCACCGATGAACATGCTTGCATTACCGACATGAATCACGTCGCGGAAAGTCTGACGGGCTGGACTCTGAAAGACGCGCGTGGCGAGCTCCTGAGCGCCGTGTTCCGCATTGTTGACGAGAAATTGCGGGAACCTGTGGAAAGTCCGGCGGACAAGGTGCGCCGTCTCGGCACCATTGTCGGCCTCGCCAATCACACGATCTTGATCCGAAAGGACGGGACCGAGACGGCCATTGATGATAGCGGCGCTCCCATCTGGGACGATGAGGGCAAGCTAACCGGCATCATTTTAGTCTTTCGCGATATCACGGAACGAAAGCTCGCCGAAAGGGCCATGCTGCGAGAAAGAACCAGAGCGTTCGAGGCGCTTCAACAGGCACCGGTCTTCTTTGCCCTTTTGCAAGGACCGGACCACGTCTTCACCATGGTGAATCCGTCCTACCTGCGTCTGGTGAACAACCGTGATGTCCTGAACAAACCCGTACGCGTGGCCTTGCCGGAGGCCGCGGGGCAGGGCTACATCGACATTCTCGATAAGGTCTTGCAAGGCGAGCCATTTGTTGGAAATGGCATTCGGTTTCAAGTCGAAGCGGCCCAGGGTCTGCCGTCAGATGAGCGTTACCTCGATTTCGTGTACCAGCCATTGCGTGAGGTCGACGGAAGTGTTTCGGGGATCATCGTGGTCGGAAACGATGTAACGGATCGGCAAACTGCTGAGGAAGCGATGCAGCGGCTTGCTGCAATCGTGGATTCCTCCGACGACGTGATCCTCAGCAAGGATCTCAACGGCATTATCACGAGTTGGAATGGCGCGGCCAGTCGTCTCTTCGGTTATACCGCTGACGAGATGGTCGGCCAGTCGATTCTCAAACTGATCCCCGATGATCTACGAGCTGAAGAGAAAAGGATCATCGAGACTATCCGCGCGGGACAACGTGTAGAGCACTTCGAGACCGTTCGTCTTACAAAGGACGGCAGACTGATCGAAGTCTCCGTCACGGTTTCTCCGATCCGAGGCGATCGCGGACTCGTCATTGGAGCTTCCAAGATCCTTCGCGATATTTCTGACCGGAAACGCATTGAACGATCCTTAATGCAAGCGGAAAAAATTGCAGCAACCGGACGCATGGCAGCGACCATTGCGCATGAGATTAACAATCCTCTCGAAGCGGTGATGAATTTGCTGTATCTGCTTCGTTCGAAGATCACCGACGAAGACGGCCTGAACTACCTTTCGACCGCCGAAGACGAACTCGGACGCGTCTCCCATATAGCCAAGCAAACGCTCGGATACTATCGCGAACACACTGCGGCGACTTTAGCGTCTCTCAGTGAGATAGCTCAACACGCAGTCATTATCTATGAGCCGCGCTGCAGTGCGGCCGGCATCAACTTCAGCACATCCCTGCAATCTTCGCGTAAAGCGATACTTCGTCGAGGGGAGATGATGCAAGTTATCTCGAATCTCATTGCGAACTCCATCTACGCCACGCCGAGCGGAGGTCATCTATCCGTTTCCGTAGAGGATATTGAGGAGCCCGCCAGTGGAACATTGCTGACAATCTCTGACGATGGCGAAGGCATCGCACCCCGCGATCTTCCGAGGGTGTTTGAGGCCTTCTTCACGACTCGTTCCACTGTGGGTACCGGAATTGGACTGTTCGTTGCGAAGCAATTCATCGAGGGCCACGGAGGTCAAATCAGCATCACGAGCCAAAGGGATGTGGAGAGCCATGGGACAACAGTTCGGGTATTCGTGCCTCTGCACACGCTCTACGATGTTCCACGGAACGCATAA
- a CDS encoding alpha-amylase family protein — MINDLWYKNAVIYCLSVATYMDANGDGIGDFQGLMRRLDYLQGMGVTAIWLMPFQPSPGKDGGYDVANYYGVDPRYGTLGDFVEFTHGCKQRGMRVLIDLVVNHTSDEHPWFQEARRDPESRYRDWYLWSKKKPKNASSGIVFPGVQKSTWDYDEAAKAFYFHRFYEFQPDLNTSNPEVQAEILKIMGFWLQLGVSGFRMDAVPFVISQKGASIAKPKEQYDMLRVFSQFLTWREGEAIILAEANVLPGTDMKYFGTAGERLQMMFNFEVNQHLFYALASSDSRLLVKAMRATKSRPTTAQWGQFLRNHDELDLGRLEDKQREIVFAAFGPDPEMQLYQRGIRRRLAPMLQGDRRRLELAYSLMMTLPGTPVVRYGDEIGMGDNLKLPERNCARTPMQWSTEPNAGFTKSEKPVLPVISDGPYSFQHVNVADQRRDPNSLLNWMERIIRMRKEVPEIGWGDFSFVSTGTPKVLAIQYDWRNNAVLCVHNLSGEPREVRLSVDADEEKCVLANLLSNDHSEPDASGKHRMLLEPYGYRWFRVCGLDYLLKRTAV; from the coding sequence ATGATCAACGACCTCTGGTATAAGAACGCCGTCATCTACTGCCTTTCAGTCGCTACATATATGGATGCTAATGGGGACGGCATCGGAGACTTTCAAGGGTTGATGCGTCGCCTTGACTACTTGCAGGGAATGGGCGTCACAGCCATTTGGCTAATGCCTTTTCAGCCTTCCCCCGGCAAGGACGGCGGGTACGATGTCGCAAACTACTACGGCGTCGATCCGAGATACGGTACTCTCGGCGACTTTGTCGAGTTCACGCATGGCTGTAAGCAGCGCGGAATGCGCGTCCTCATTGATCTGGTAGTCAACCATACGTCCGATGAGCATCCTTGGTTTCAAGAGGCGCGTCGCGATCCGGAGTCCAGATACCGCGACTGGTATCTATGGTCGAAGAAGAAGCCAAAGAACGCTAGTTCGGGCATCGTGTTTCCTGGCGTGCAGAAGTCAACGTGGGACTACGATGAAGCCGCAAAGGCCTTCTACTTCCACCGCTTCTATGAGTTTCAGCCTGACCTCAACACCTCGAATCCCGAAGTCCAGGCTGAAATCCTTAAGATCATGGGTTTTTGGTTACAACTTGGGGTATCGGGATTCCGCATGGACGCCGTCCCTTTTGTCATTTCGCAAAAGGGAGCAAGTATCGCCAAACCCAAAGAGCAGTACGACATGCTACGCGTCTTCAGCCAGTTTCTGACCTGGAGGGAGGGAGAGGCGATCATCCTGGCAGAGGCGAACGTTCTTCCAGGAACCGACATGAAATACTTCGGCACCGCAGGCGAGCGGTTGCAGATGATGTTCAATTTTGAGGTGAATCAGCATCTTTTTTACGCTCTCGCCAGCAGCGATTCTCGGCTCCTTGTTAAAGCAATGCGGGCGACCAAGTCGCGTCCCACTACCGCGCAATGGGGACAATTTCTTCGGAATCATGATGAACTCGATCTTGGCCGTCTCGAAGACAAACAGAGAGAAATCGTCTTTGCGGCGTTTGGCCCCGATCCGGAGATGCAGTTGTATCAACGTGGCATCCGGCGTCGACTTGCACCTATGCTTCAGGGAGATCGGCGCCGGCTGGAACTTGCTTATAGCCTAATGATGACTTTGCCGGGGACTCCCGTCGTTCGTTACGGCGACGAGATCGGGATGGGTGACAATCTCAAATTACCTGAGCGGAACTGCGCTCGTACGCCCATGCAATGGTCGACGGAGCCGAATGCCGGTTTCACCAAGAGTGAAAAGCCTGTCCTGCCCGTGATTAGCGATGGACCATACAGCTTTCAACACGTCAACGTCGCAGATCAACGCCGTGACCCTAACTCACTTCTGAACTGGATGGAACGCATTATCCGCATGCGCAAAGAGGTCCCCGAGATTGGCTGGGGCGATTTTTCGTTTGTTTCGACGGGAACCCCGAAAGTTCTGGCAATTCAGTATGACTGGCGCAACAACGCTGTACTCTGCGTCCACAACCTTAGCGGCGAACCGCGTGAGGTGCGCCTCTCGGTCGACGCCGACGAAGAGAAATGCGTGCTCGCCAATCTTCTGTCTAACGACCACAGCGAACCCGACGCCAGCGGTAAGCACCGCATGCTGCTCGAACCGTACGGCTATCGTTGGTTCCGTGTATGCGGCCTGGATTACCTGCTCAAACGCACTGCCGTCTAA
- a CDS encoding sensor histidine kinase — protein MLVIEEQLATLGRVTSQALTFHREHAEAKEFDLVDIAESALRLHADKLARHQISVDRQFQGPAKATVFGSEILQVLSNLILNAVDALPRGQGRISVRVKSRGQSVHILVSDNGEGIADEFSSRLFEPYVTSKISGTGLGLWLSHRIVSKHRGTLRFRFSRKQGRSGTSFRISLPLAQLAQRNV, from the coding sequence ATGCTCGTCATCGAGGAGCAATTGGCAACGCTCGGTCGAGTCACGAGCCAGGCCCTAACATTCCATCGAGAACATGCGGAAGCGAAAGAATTTGATCTAGTCGATATCGCGGAGTCCGCTCTCCGATTGCACGCGGATAAGCTCGCAAGACACCAAATCAGCGTTGATCGGCAGTTCCAAGGACCTGCGAAAGCAACTGTTTTTGGGAGCGAGATATTGCAGGTATTGTCGAATCTGATCCTGAACGCAGTGGATGCTCTCCCACGTGGCCAAGGGAGAATCTCAGTCCGGGTAAAGAGCAGGGGCCAATCAGTTCACATCCTTGTTTCTGACAACGGCGAAGGTATCGCAGACGAGTTCTCATCTCGTCTATTCGAACCCTACGTCACGAGCAAAATATCGGGTACCGGACTTGGACTCTGGCTTTCGCACAGAATTGTCTCGAAACATCGAGGGACACTGCGTTTTCGGTTTTCGCGAAAACAAGGTAGGTCGGGTACCTCCTTTCGCATCTCTCTGCCATTGGCGCAGCTGGCGCAGAGGAATGTATGA
- a CDS encoding sensor histidine kinase, giving the protein MAEIDEVKMRPSNRKLIPILLSGAILFVIGNVWIALSSVQGLEDSHRWVDHTWEVIAQVERVISAAKDAETGSRGYLLTGDQKFLEPYRKAKTELPVSLSAFQQLTSDNQSQQVRAEEMRQVMEHRLYLSEQVNALRSSTVPLETARMTENLSAGKADMDRMRMIADEMENEERRLLGDRIRTARIAVQKVRFTLGAASVLDVILIVLMFRYFARERDLRLAAEQSAQRLALSRREVERKAEEIQLLNQSLELRVQQRTSELETINKELEAFSYSVSHDLRAPLRTIDGFSLALEEDYADVVGPEGKDYIQRVRTGVQRMGSLIDALLQLSRITRADLDRESVDLTALAQSVASQLTEQNPAQKIDFTIESDLTAQADPKLLRVALENLLGNAVKFSSKKPESRVEFGWDPTQTAWFVRDNGAGFDIHYKDKLFNAFNRLHGDKDFKGSGIGLATVARVVRRHHGRIWADAKEGEGATFWFTLG; this is encoded by the coding sequence ATGGCAGAAATAGACGAAGTTAAAATGAGGCCTTCGAATCGAAAGCTCATCCCAATCCTGTTGTCTGGCGCCATCTTATTTGTAATCGGCAACGTATGGATTGCGCTCAGTTCCGTGCAGGGTCTCGAAGATAGTCACAGATGGGTTGATCACACATGGGAGGTGATCGCTCAAGTCGAACGCGTGATCAGCGCGGCTAAGGACGCAGAGACTGGAAGTCGCGGATATCTACTGACGGGAGACCAAAAATTTCTGGAGCCTTACCGCAAGGCGAAGACGGAACTGCCGGTAAGTCTCAGCGCATTTCAGCAGCTGACGTCGGATAATCAGAGCCAACAGGTCCGAGCAGAGGAGATGCGTCAGGTGATGGAGCATCGACTCTATCTCTCCGAACAAGTCAACGCTCTACGCTCGTCCACTGTCCCCCTGGAAACCGCTCGTATGACAGAGAATCTGAGTGCCGGCAAGGCGGATATGGACCGCATGCGTATGATCGCCGATGAAATGGAGAATGAAGAGCGGCGCCTTCTCGGCGATCGAATACGCACGGCCAGAATAGCGGTTCAAAAGGTGCGATTCACACTCGGGGCAGCAAGTGTCCTCGATGTGATCCTGATTGTGCTCATGTTTCGATATTTTGCCCGCGAGCGTGACCTCCGGCTGGCCGCTGAACAGTCGGCCCAGCGTTTAGCTTTGTCCCGTCGTGAGGTGGAGCGTAAAGCAGAAGAGATTCAACTATTGAATCAGAGCCTCGAACTTCGTGTACAGCAAAGGACCTCCGAGTTAGAAACTATTAATAAGGAGCTCGAGGCGTTCAGTTACTCGGTATCGCACGATTTGCGGGCACCCCTCCGAACGATTGATGGCTTCAGTCTCGCTCTTGAGGAAGACTATGCCGACGTCGTAGGTCCCGAAGGCAAAGACTATATCCAGCGCGTCAGAACTGGCGTTCAGCGGATGGGAAGCCTGATTGATGCGCTGTTGCAGCTGTCCCGAATTACGCGAGCGGATCTTGACCGTGAGTCGGTCGATCTGACGGCGCTTGCCCAAAGCGTCGCCAGCCAACTGACCGAGCAAAATCCTGCGCAGAAGATCGATTTCACTATCGAGAGTGACCTGACTGCCCAAGCTGATCCGAAACTCCTCCGGGTCGCTCTCGAAAATCTGTTGGGCAATGCAGTCAAATTTAGCTCAAAGAAGCCAGAATCGAGGGTAGAATTCGGATGGGATCCCACTCAAACCGCTTGGTTTGTTAGAGATAACGGAGCAGGGTTCGACATTCATTACAAAGACAAATTGTTTAATGCCTTCAATCGACTCCACGGAGATAAAGACTTTAAAGGTTCGGGAATCGGATTAGCGACGGTGGCGCGCGTGGTACGTCGACACCACGGAAGAATATGGGCAGATGCAAAGGAAGGAGAGGGAGCAACTTTTTGGTTTACTCTAGGATGA